TCGCTTAGACTTTTGCCCTCTAACCGCCCAAAGCATTCGATATCATGGCATTACGACATTTTTTAACTCTTGAAGATCTGAACTCAAGCGAACTACAGCAAATTCTCGATCGCGCTATAAGTATGAAGCAGAACTTACAGACCCTGCGCGAACAGCAGCCGTTCAAAAACTTTGTACTTGGTATGGTGTTTGAAAAGTCCTCAACCCGAACCCGCGTGTCGTTTGAGGCCGGCATGGCGCAGCTTGGCGGGCACGCCATGTTTTTATCACCACGTGATACACAGCTAGGTCGCGGCGAACCCCTGAGTGACAGCGCTCGAGTGCTATCATCAATGCTCGACATCATTATGATTCGCACCTTTGGTCACGATAAAATCACTGAGTTTGCTGCACACAGCTCGGTACCGGTAATCAATGGCCTCACCGACGACTTTCACCCCTGTCAGTTATTGGCTGATATGCAAACCTACCAAGAGCAGCGCGGCAGTATTGCGGGTAAAAGCGTGGCTTGGGTCGGCGACGGCAATAATATGTGCCACTCTTATATGTTAGCCGCGAAACAATTCGGCTTTACACTTCAGATTGCCTGCCCCCACGGCTACGAACCAAAAGCTTTTGTGCAAGACAAAGCAGCAGGACATTTCTCAATACACCATAGCCCCGCTGAAGCCGTGACAGCGGCCGATCTGGTAGTGACCGATGTATGGGCCTCGATGGGGCAAGAGCAAGAACAGCGTAAACGTGAAGCGGCATTTAAAGATTTTCAAATCTCGCCTGAGCTAATGCAGCTGGCCAACCCGGATGCCTTGTTTATGCATTGCCTGCCGGCACATGAGGGTGAAG
Above is a window of Pseudomonadales bacterium DNA encoding:
- the argF gene encoding ornithine carbamoyltransferase — encoded protein: MALRHFLTLEDLNSSELQQILDRAISMKQNLQTLREQQPFKNFVLGMVFEKSSTRTRVSFEAGMAQLGGHAMFLSPRDTQLGRGEPLSDSARVLSSMLDIIMIRTFGHDKITEFAAHSSVPVINGLTDDFHPCQLLADMQTYQEQRGSIAGKSVAWVGDGNNMCHSYMLAAKQFGFTLQIACPHGYEPKAFVQDKAAGHFSIHHSPAEAVTAADLVVTDVWASMGQEQEQRKREAAFKDFQISPELMQLANPDALFMHCLPAHEGEEISHGMLDHPQSVVWQEAENRMHAQKALIEFLLLQSAAD